A genomic stretch from Oncorhynchus tshawytscha isolate Ot180627B linkage group LG07, Otsh_v2.0, whole genome shotgun sequence includes:
- the LOC112254258 gene encoding protein Wnt-2b-A-like isoform X1, protein MKLEMFCFFKTRGYSRNRTGSRNGILSRHPSRIYFTFILLLLIFTPRADSSWWYIGALGARVICDNIPGLVNKQRQLCQRHPDLMQSIGEGAKEWIRECQHQFRHHRWNCSTLDRDHTVFGRVMLHSSREAAFVYAISSAGVVYAITRACSQGELKICSCDAHKRGRARDDRGDFDWGGCSDNINYGIKFAKAFVDARERMVKDARAMMNLHNNRCGRMAVKRFMKLECKCHGVSGSCALRTCWLAMSDFRRTGDYLRKKYNTAIEVTMNQDGTGFMVADKDFKGTTKNELVYVENSPDYCLMDRAAGSLGTAGRVCNKSSRGTDGCEVMCCGRGYDTMRVKRVTKCECKFKWCCAVECKDCEDTVDVHTCKPHKRPDWLDLT, encoded by the exons ATGAAATTAGAAATGTTTTGTTTCTTCAAAACCCGAGGATATTCCAGGAACAGGACGGGGTCTCGAAATGGGATACTATCCCGACACCCCTCAAGGATATACTTCACCTTTATTCTGCTGCTTCTCATCTTCACACCTAGAGCAGATTCTTCTTGGTG GTACATTGGAGCCCTGGGTGCACGGGTGATCTGTGACAACATTCCAGGCCTGGTGAACAAGCAGCGTCAGCTGTGCCAGCGCCACCCGGATCTCATGCAGTCTATTGGGGAGGGTGCCAAGGAGTGGATCCGTGAGTGCCAGCACCAGTTCCGTCACCATCGCTGGAACTGCAGCACGCTGGACCGAGACCACACTGTCTTTGGTAGGGTCATGCTGCACA GTAGCCGGGAGGCAGCGTTTGTGTACGCCATCTCCTCGGCGGGTGTGGTCTATGCAATTACCAGGGCCTGCAGCCAGGGGGAGCTCAAGATCTGCAGCTGCGACGCCCACAAGCGAGGCCGAGCTAGAGACGACAGGGGCGACTTTGACTGGGGCGGCTGCAGCGACAACATCAACTACGGCATCAAGTTCGCCAAGGCCTTCGTCGATGCCAGGGAGAGGATGGTGAAAGACGCTCGGGCGATGATGAATCTACACAACAACCGCTGTGGGCGAATG GCAGTGAAGCGCTTTATGAAACTGGAGTGCAAGTGTCATGGTGTCAGCGGCTCCTGCGCCCTCAGAACCTGCTGGTTGGCCATGTCGGACTTCCGGAGGACCGGGGACTACCTCCGAAAGAAGTACAACACGGCCATTGAGGTGACCATGAACCAGGATGGCACAGGATTCATGGTGGCTGACAAGGACTTCAAGGGAACCACCAAGAATGAGCTGGTGTATGTAGAAAACTCCCCTGACTACTGCCTCATGGACAGAGCAGCAG GCTCCCTGGGCACGGCAGGGAGAGTCTGCAACAAGTCTTCCAGAGGCACGGATGGCTGCGAGGTCATGTGTTGCGGACGGGGCTACGACACAATGCGCGTCAAACGAGTCACCAAGTGCGAGTGCAAGTTCAAGTGGTGCTGCGCTGTGGAGTGCAAGGACTGCGAAGACACAGTGGACGTTCACACCTGCAAGCCACACAAGAGACCCGATTGGTTGGACCTAACTTGA
- the LOC112254219 gene encoding CTTNBP2 N-terminal-like protein isoform X1, with the protein MLEFTKALKRHMKEPQMNMESLSKPELLMLFSVLEGELEARDLVIEALRAQCRDTYVEKRYGKYNLSDPFLALQRDSEALGGQSPGVHQASACSSPLAVLKQVVTHCRRMQEKMLAQLAAAESSHKRVIADLEEERRRHAEDTAEGDDVTCILEKERERLLQQLEFERGQVRRLEKEQKRVLEQLEEERVQHKQLSSALAKECKWASQRALEVDHRLAEANRRLEKEQGEILALRADLQKESRRALQMEARVEERLAEFDTEKEQLRSRLKREEAQCCLLQEQVEALRRELQVERGAEEEDERRDSPVDISGGSPLLRPTPHSSQEEGGEEPKVNGHDCLREDALPHRLGLDNRSENSSPVLLSPALLNQSLSPCSTGSSSLTSSPCSSPQLAKQLPLATSPSYQSSYQAGINQRFHAARHKFQGHTDPEPQQDGRGGGSLPHSPRDLSPSPECIPVPVPSPAKHLARSTVTHVLSRFTVQQGAKPPPPNSSPFGTDYRNLALTPSSPVIPRASGAALPLGVCSPTIPRADRGNPPPIPSKKPGLAQSPAPSIPGTRASHFPELSGSCGLTSGQENVKELDMVVSSVS; encoded by the exons GAGCCCCAGATGAACATGGAGAGCCTGAGCAAGCCAGAGCTGCTGATGCTCTTCAGTGTcctggagggagagctggaggctCGTGACCTGGTCATCGAGGCCCTCAGG gccCAGTGCAGAGACACATATGTGGAGAAGCGCTATGGGAAGTACAACCTGAGCGACCCGTTCCTGGCTCTGCAGAGGGACAGTGAGGCGTTGGGGGGGCAGAGCCCTGGGGTCCACCAGGCTTCAGCCTGCTCTAGCCCCCTGGCTGTGCTCAAACAGGTGGTCACCCACTGCAGGAGGATGCAGGAGAAGATGCTCGCCCAGCTAGCTGCAGCCGAGAGCAGTCACAAGAGG GTCATTGCAgatctggaggaggagaggagaaggcatGCAGAGGACACCGCTGAGGGCGATGATGTCACTTGCATCCTGGAAAAGGAGAGGGAACGCCTCTTGCAACAG CTGGAGTTTGAGCGGGGCCAGGTGCGTCGTCTGGAGAAGGAACAGAAGAGGGTCCTGGAGCAGCTGGAGGAGGAGCGGGTGCAGCACAAGCAGCTCTCCTCTGCCCTGGCCAAGGAGTGCAAGTGGGCCAGCCAGCGGGCCCTGGAGGTGGACCACCGCCTGGCTGAGGCAAACCGTAGGCTGGAGAAGGAGCAGGGGGAGATCTTGGCCCTGAGGGCTGACCTACAGAAGGAGAGTAGGAGGGCCCTGCAGATGGAGGCCAGGGTGGAGGAGCGGCTGGCTGAGTTTGACACGGAGAAGGAGCAGCTCCGCTCTCGGCTCAAGAGGGAGGAGGCCCAGTGCTGCCTGCTGCAGGAGCAGGTGGAGGCGCTGAGGAGAGAGCTTCAGGTAGAGAGGGGagctgaggaggaggatgagaggagagactcTCCTGTGGATATCAGTGGAGGGTCACCACTACTACGACCAACACCACACTCCAGCCAGGAAGAGGGGGGTGAAGAACCTAAAGTCAACGGTCACGACTGCCTCAGGGAGGACGCCCTTCCACACAGACTGGGCCTGGACAACCGGAGTGAGAACAGCAGCCCTGTCCTGCTGTCCCCTGCCCTCCTGAACCAGAGCCTGTCCCCCTGCAGCACGGggtcctcctccctcacctcctccccgtgCTCCTCTCCTCAGCTGGCCAAACAGCTGCCCCTGGCCACCAGTCCCAGCTACCAGTCCTCCTACCAGGCAGGCATCAACCAGCGCTTCCACGCTGCTCGCCACAAGTTCCAGGGCCACACTGATCCAGAGCCACAGcaggatggaagaggaggtggcAGCCTACCCCACTCCCCTAGAGACCTGTCCCCGTCCCCTGAGTGCATCCCCGTCCCTGTCCCCAGCCCGGCCAAACATCTGGCCCGCAGCACTGTCACCCACGTCCTGTCCCGCTTCACAGTCCAGCAGGGGGCCAAACCTCCGCCACCCAACAGCTCTCCCTTCGGCACTGACTACCGTAACCTGGCCCTGACCCCCTCCTCCCCGGTCATCCCCAGGGCCTCTGGTGCTGCTCTGCCTCTGGGGGTCTGCTCCCCAACCATCCCCCGTGCAGACAGGGGCAACCCGCCCCCCATCCCCTCTAAGAAGCCTGGCCTGGCCCAGTCTCCAGCGCCATCCATCCCTGGTACCAGAGCCAGCCACTTTCCTGAGCTGTCAGGAAGTTGTGGTCTCACCAGCGGCCAGGAGAATGTTAAAGAGCTGGACATGGTGGTTTCCTCCGTCAGTTAG
- the LOC112254258 gene encoding protein Wnt-2b-A-like isoform X2: protein MKLEMFCFFKTRGYSRNRTGSRNGILSRHPSRIYFTFILLLLIFTPRADSSWWYIGALGARVICDNIPGLVNKQRQLCQRHPDLMQSIGEGAKEWIRECQHQFRHHRWNCSTLDRDHTVFGSREAAFVYAISSAGVVYAITRACSQGELKICSCDAHKRGRARDDRGDFDWGGCSDNINYGIKFAKAFVDARERMVKDARAMMNLHNNRCGRMAVKRFMKLECKCHGVSGSCALRTCWLAMSDFRRTGDYLRKKYNTAIEVTMNQDGTGFMVADKDFKGTTKNELVYVENSPDYCLMDRAAGSLGTAGRVCNKSSRGTDGCEVMCCGRGYDTMRVKRVTKCECKFKWCCAVECKDCEDTVDVHTCKPHKRPDWLDLT, encoded by the exons ATGAAATTAGAAATGTTTTGTTTCTTCAAAACCCGAGGATATTCCAGGAACAGGACGGGGTCTCGAAATGGGATACTATCCCGACACCCCTCAAGGATATACTTCACCTTTATTCTGCTGCTTCTCATCTTCACACCTAGAGCAGATTCTTCTTGGTG GTACATTGGAGCCCTGGGTGCACGGGTGATCTGTGACAACATTCCAGGCCTGGTGAACAAGCAGCGTCAGCTGTGCCAGCGCCACCCGGATCTCATGCAGTCTATTGGGGAGGGTGCCAAGGAGTGGATCCGTGAGTGCCAGCACCAGTTCCGTCACCATCGCTGGAACTGCAGCACGCTGGACCGAGACCACACTGTCTTTG GTAGCCGGGAGGCAGCGTTTGTGTACGCCATCTCCTCGGCGGGTGTGGTCTATGCAATTACCAGGGCCTGCAGCCAGGGGGAGCTCAAGATCTGCAGCTGCGACGCCCACAAGCGAGGCCGAGCTAGAGACGACAGGGGCGACTTTGACTGGGGCGGCTGCAGCGACAACATCAACTACGGCATCAAGTTCGCCAAGGCCTTCGTCGATGCCAGGGAGAGGATGGTGAAAGACGCTCGGGCGATGATGAATCTACACAACAACCGCTGTGGGCGAATG GCAGTGAAGCGCTTTATGAAACTGGAGTGCAAGTGTCATGGTGTCAGCGGCTCCTGCGCCCTCAGAACCTGCTGGTTGGCCATGTCGGACTTCCGGAGGACCGGGGACTACCTCCGAAAGAAGTACAACACGGCCATTGAGGTGACCATGAACCAGGATGGCACAGGATTCATGGTGGCTGACAAGGACTTCAAGGGAACCACCAAGAATGAGCTGGTGTATGTAGAAAACTCCCCTGACTACTGCCTCATGGACAGAGCAGCAG GCTCCCTGGGCACGGCAGGGAGAGTCTGCAACAAGTCTTCCAGAGGCACGGATGGCTGCGAGGTCATGTGTTGCGGACGGGGCTACGACACAATGCGCGTCAAACGAGTCACCAAGTGCGAGTGCAAGTTCAAGTGGTGCTGCGCTGTGGAGTGCAAGGACTGCGAAGACACAGTGGACGTTCACACCTGCAAGCCACACAAGAGACCCGATTGGTTGGACCTAACTTGA
- the LOC112254219 gene encoding CTTNBP2 N-terminal-like protein isoform X2, which translates to MNMESLSKPELLMLFSVLEGELEARDLVIEALRAQCRDTYVEKRYGKYNLSDPFLALQRDSEALGGQSPGVHQASACSSPLAVLKQVVTHCRRMQEKMLAQLAAAESSHKRVIADLEEERRRHAEDTAEGDDVTCILEKERERLLQQLEFERGQVRRLEKEQKRVLEQLEEERVQHKQLSSALAKECKWASQRALEVDHRLAEANRRLEKEQGEILALRADLQKESRRALQMEARVEERLAEFDTEKEQLRSRLKREEAQCCLLQEQVEALRRELQVERGAEEEDERRDSPVDISGGSPLLRPTPHSSQEEGGEEPKVNGHDCLREDALPHRLGLDNRSENSSPVLLSPALLNQSLSPCSTGSSSLTSSPCSSPQLAKQLPLATSPSYQSSYQAGINQRFHAARHKFQGHTDPEPQQDGRGGGSLPHSPRDLSPSPECIPVPVPSPAKHLARSTVTHVLSRFTVQQGAKPPPPNSSPFGTDYRNLALTPSSPVIPRASGAALPLGVCSPTIPRADRGNPPPIPSKKPGLAQSPAPSIPGTRASHFPELSGSCGLTSGQENVKELDMVVSSVS; encoded by the exons ATGAACATGGAGAGCCTGAGCAAGCCAGAGCTGCTGATGCTCTTCAGTGTcctggagggagagctggaggctCGTGACCTGGTCATCGAGGCCCTCAGG gccCAGTGCAGAGACACATATGTGGAGAAGCGCTATGGGAAGTACAACCTGAGCGACCCGTTCCTGGCTCTGCAGAGGGACAGTGAGGCGTTGGGGGGGCAGAGCCCTGGGGTCCACCAGGCTTCAGCCTGCTCTAGCCCCCTGGCTGTGCTCAAACAGGTGGTCACCCACTGCAGGAGGATGCAGGAGAAGATGCTCGCCCAGCTAGCTGCAGCCGAGAGCAGTCACAAGAGG GTCATTGCAgatctggaggaggagaggagaaggcatGCAGAGGACACCGCTGAGGGCGATGATGTCACTTGCATCCTGGAAAAGGAGAGGGAACGCCTCTTGCAACAG CTGGAGTTTGAGCGGGGCCAGGTGCGTCGTCTGGAGAAGGAACAGAAGAGGGTCCTGGAGCAGCTGGAGGAGGAGCGGGTGCAGCACAAGCAGCTCTCCTCTGCCCTGGCCAAGGAGTGCAAGTGGGCCAGCCAGCGGGCCCTGGAGGTGGACCACCGCCTGGCTGAGGCAAACCGTAGGCTGGAGAAGGAGCAGGGGGAGATCTTGGCCCTGAGGGCTGACCTACAGAAGGAGAGTAGGAGGGCCCTGCAGATGGAGGCCAGGGTGGAGGAGCGGCTGGCTGAGTTTGACACGGAGAAGGAGCAGCTCCGCTCTCGGCTCAAGAGGGAGGAGGCCCAGTGCTGCCTGCTGCAGGAGCAGGTGGAGGCGCTGAGGAGAGAGCTTCAGGTAGAGAGGGGagctgaggaggaggatgagaggagagactcTCCTGTGGATATCAGTGGAGGGTCACCACTACTACGACCAACACCACACTCCAGCCAGGAAGAGGGGGGTGAAGAACCTAAAGTCAACGGTCACGACTGCCTCAGGGAGGACGCCCTTCCACACAGACTGGGCCTGGACAACCGGAGTGAGAACAGCAGCCCTGTCCTGCTGTCCCCTGCCCTCCTGAACCAGAGCCTGTCCCCCTGCAGCACGGggtcctcctccctcacctcctccccgtgCTCCTCTCCTCAGCTGGCCAAACAGCTGCCCCTGGCCACCAGTCCCAGCTACCAGTCCTCCTACCAGGCAGGCATCAACCAGCGCTTCCACGCTGCTCGCCACAAGTTCCAGGGCCACACTGATCCAGAGCCACAGcaggatggaagaggaggtggcAGCCTACCCCACTCCCCTAGAGACCTGTCCCCGTCCCCTGAGTGCATCCCCGTCCCTGTCCCCAGCCCGGCCAAACATCTGGCCCGCAGCACTGTCACCCACGTCCTGTCCCGCTTCACAGTCCAGCAGGGGGCCAAACCTCCGCCACCCAACAGCTCTCCCTTCGGCACTGACTACCGTAACCTGGCCCTGACCCCCTCCTCCCCGGTCATCCCCAGGGCCTCTGGTGCTGCTCTGCCTCTGGGGGTCTGCTCCCCAACCATCCCCCGTGCAGACAGGGGCAACCCGCCCCCCATCCCCTCTAAGAAGCCTGGCCTGGCCCAGTCTCCAGCGCCATCCATCCCTGGTACCAGAGCCAGCCACTTTCCTGAGCTGTCAGGAAGTTGTGGTCTCACCAGCGGCCAGGAGAATGTTAAAGAGCTGGACATGGTGGTTTCCTCCGTCAGTTAG